The Entelurus aequoreus isolate RoL-2023_Sb linkage group LG23, RoL_Eaeq_v1.1, whole genome shotgun sequence genome has a window encoding:
- the LOC133640594 gene encoding zinc finger protein 37-like — protein METAKKKAVGGKRCIAAGCSNTNTAGVSLFTFPKDDSQALLWNREVKRTRLDWTTHTKYSVLCSDHFERSCFEEGPLRRVEMGIATARPLVLKKGARPTIFNGPRPGISGRVTVSAPRASASTRSDHPTTSTSGQTVHVKFAFPNRQRKRTIYQIMASTTTASVADAVDEPMAMAPDLPVEEGDQDQGNTRQRGCQTEWVPLGTAPTAMTIICGKKHILPEQQDWTSRMEQDEPKQPHIKEEEEEEPLNSYIKEERQSEPSFTLQRKRNHSSAHIKEEEGEPHSPHIKEEEEEEPLTSYIKEERQSEPSLTLQRKRNHSPAHIKEEEGEPHSPHIKEEEEEHSISQEGEHLEWLEEFPVIGVIVKSEGDEVKGESEEKREAEPPSSSSTQHMTTEADGDHCGGSQADKLLAPLSDSDDITSHSSDTDDEDSKVDKACQTDFTHFTCSHCDKTFKQHSRLVKHMRTHTGERPFSCSVCGKSYVYSQHLNRHKRLHTGENEDEDSTAVNTCHTDNTHLKCSQGDTNFKYHCHLKVHMRIHTGEKPFPCSICGQCFTRRPSLERHMRLQTGEKPFSCSICGKEFALKHSLKTHMRIHTGEKPFSCPECGNGFAQKSHLKKHMRTHTGEKTFFCLECGRAFGRQIALKEHMKIHTRKKPFSCSSCGKDFVQRQTLKRHIRTHR, from the exons atggagacagcaaagaagaaagctgtaggtgggaagcggtgtattgcggccggctgcagcaacacaaacacagccggtgtttcattgtttacattcccgaaagatgacagtcaagctttactatggaacagagaggtcaagcgaacacggttggattggaccacacacacaaagtacagtgtattatgcagcgatCATTTCGAAAGATCgtgtttcgaagagggtcccttgcgaaGGGTAGAGATGGGCATCGCCACCGCCCGTCCACTGgtgctgaagaaaggtgcgaGGCCAACTATTTTCAACGGACCACGGCCAGGCATCAGTGGCCGTGTCACCGTCAGTGCTCCCAGAGCCAGTGCTTCGACAAGATCGGACCACCCCACCACCTCCACAAGTGGACAGACCGTGCACGTGAAGTTTGCATTTCCCAACAGGCAAAGGAAGAGG acaatatATCAGATCATGGccagtacgactacggcatcagtggcggatgcggtggatgaaccaatggcaatggcacCAGATTTGCCTGTtgaggagggcgatcaagatcag ggaaatacaagaCAACGAGGATGCCAGACGGAATGGGTACCGCTTGGGacagcaccaacagcaatgacta tcatctgtggaaaaaaacatattCTCCCTGAGCAGCAAGATTGGACCTCAAGAATGGAGCAGGATGAACCAAAGcaaccccacattaaagaggaagaggaggaggagccacttaATTCTTACATTAAGGAGGAGAGGCAGTCAGAGCCCTCCTTCACCTTACAGAGAAAGAGGAACCACAGCTCCGCCCACATCAAAGAGGAAGAGGGGGAGCCACattccccccacattaaagaggaggaggaggaggagccacttaCCTCTTACATTAAGGAGGAGAGGCAGTCAGAGCCCTCCCTCACCTTACAGAGAAAGAGGAACCACAGCCCCGCCCACATCAAAGAGGAAGAGGGGGAGCCACattccccccacattaaagaggaagaggaggaacacagcatcagccaggagggagagcatcttgaatggttggaggagttcccagtgattggtgtcattgtgaagagtgaaggtgatgaggtcaaaggtgaaagtgaggagaagagagaggcggagcctccaagcagcagctcaactcaacacatgacaacagaagctgatggagaccactgtggaggatcacaagcagacaagctcttagctccactatcagatagtgacgacatAACGTCACACTcttctgacactgatgatgaagactctaaagttGATAAGGCATGTCAAACTGACTtcacacacttcacatgttctcactgcgACAAAACTTTTAAACAGCATTCTCGTCTGgtaaaacacatgagaacacacaccggagaaagacctttttcctgctcagtatGCGGTAAAAGTTATGTGTATAGTCAACATTTGAATAGACACAAAAgattacacactggagaaaatgaGGATGAAGACTCGACGGCTGTTAATacgtgtcacactgacaacacacacttgaaATGTTCTCAGGGTGACACAAATTTTAAGTACCATTgtcatttgaaagtacacatgagaatacacaccggagaaaaacctttcccttgttcaatctgtggacAATGTTTTACACGAAGACCGTCTTTGGAAAGACACATGAGATTACaaaccggagaaaaacctttttcctgttcaatctgcggCAAAGAGTTCGCTCTGAAGCACagtttgaaaacacacatgagaatacacactggagaaaaacctttttcctgcccAGAATGTGGTAACGGTTTTGCacaaaagtcacatttgaaaaaacacatgaggacgcacactggagaaaaaacgtTTTTCTGCTTAGAATGTGGTAGAGCTTTTGGACGACAAATTGCGCTCAAAGaacacatgaaaatacacaccagaaaaaaacctttttcttgttcaagcTGTGGTAAAGATTTTGTTCAAAGACAAACTTTAAAAAGACACATTagaacacacaggtga
- the LOC133640621 gene encoding gastrula zinc finger protein XlCGF57.1-like: protein MCERTIAEYEEELCPTKEEKERHHQLRVVFKEPNVVLHPADIQPPMRCREESLSQSHGGSFNWKQEDPQPPHFKLEEDDPQYPRVKEEKEDLWITQGGECLLGQEEADLTKFPQTVVSVKTEDHEDKPPESSQLHHSPNVQQLLCHQEEPPADLLEGSATLKQEDPQPPHFKEEEEKLWIAQKVECLPQQEEADLTKFPLTVVSVKTEDHEDKPPESSHLHHSPSGENRAVEPPSSSSTQHMTTETDGDHCGGSQADKLLAPLSDSDDTTSHVNVKMELHKRTHTRLKPFSCSVCGKRSSVKSNMKSHMKTHTGEKPFGCSVCTKRFVEKSNLTRHMRTHTGEKPFICSVCGKTYSKKCNMQTHMRTHTGEKPFSCSVCGKRFSNKLNMQIHFRTHTGEKPFSCSICGQRFSAKNIRQRHMMTHTGETRHSCSFCAKGFVKNTDLTRHMRTHTGEKPFICPVCCKRFSDKGHMKIHMRTHAVEQRFRCSVCGRGLPDKYSLQTHMRTHTGEKPFSCSVCGRTFSDKYNMQTHMRTHTGEKPFCCSVCGKRFSSKQNMQIHTRSHTGEKPFSCSVCAKRFSDKSSMQRHKRTHTSE, encoded by the exons atgtgcgaaagaacgatagcagagtacgaggaggaactttgtccaacaaaagaggagaaggagcgacatcaTCAACTGCGTGTTGTTTTCAAGGAGCCTAATGTTGTGTTACACCCAGCAG acatcCAGCCACCGATGAGATGTCGAGAGGAATCTCTATCTCAATCGCACGGAGGAAGCTTCAATTGGAAGCAGGAAGATCCACAGCCCCCCCATTTTAAACTGGAAGAGGATGACCCACAGTACCCCCGTGTTAAAGAGGAAAAGGAGGATCTCTGGATCACTCAGgggggagagtgtcttctagggcaggaggaggctgatctcaccaagtttccacagactgttgtctctgtgaagactgaagaccatgaagacaaaccacctgagtcctcacagcttcatcacagtccaa acgtccagcagctgcttTGTCATCAAGAGGAACCACCCGCTGATTTGTTGGAGGGGAGcgccactttgaagcaggaggatccacagcccccacactttaaagaggaagaggagaaaCTCTGGATTGCTCAGAAGGTAGAGTGTCTTCCacagcaggaggaggctgatctcaccaagtttccactgactgttgtctctgtgaagactgaagaccacgaagacaaaccacctgagtcctcacaccttcatcacagtccaagtgggGAGAACAGAGCCGTGGaacctccaagcagcagctcaactcaacacatgacaacagaaactgatggagaccactgtggaggatcacaagcagacaagctcttagctccactgtcagatagtgacgacacaacGTCACACGTTAATGTAAAAATGGAATTacacaagagaacacacacaaGACTAAAACCTTTCAGTTGCTCTGTTTGCGGTAAAAGATCCTCCGTCAAAAGTAACATGAAgtcacacatgaaaacacacaccggagaaaaaccctttGGTTGTTCTGTTTGCACAAAAAGGTTTGTTGAAAAATCTAATTTGACTCGacatatgagaacacacacgggagaaaaacctttcatctGTTCAGTTTGCGGTAAGACATACTCTAAAAAATGTAATAtgcaaacacacatgagaacgcacaccggagaaaaacctttcagttgttcagtttgtggcaaacgaTTCTCTAACAAACTTAATATGCAAATACATTtcagaacgcacacaggagaaaaacctttcagttgttcaatCTGCGGTCAAAGATTCTCTGCCAAAAATATTAGGCAAAGACATATGatgacacacacaggagaaacccGTCATAGTTGTTCATTTTGTGCAAAAGGCTTTGTTAAAAACACTGATTTGACtaggcacatgagaacacacacaggagaaaaacctttcatttGTCCGGTTTGTTGTAAAAGATTCTCTGACAAAGGTCAtatgaaaatacacatgagaacacacgcagTAGAACAACGTTTCCGTTGTTCAGTGTGTGGTAGAGGACTTCCTGACAAATACAGTCtgcaaacacacatgagaacgcacacgggagaaaaacctttcagttgttcggTGTGCGGTAGAACATTCTCAGACAAATACAATATGCAAACACACATGaggacgcacacaggagaaaaacctttctgtTGTTCAGTGTGCGGTAAAAGATTCTCTAGCAAACAGAATATGCAGATACACACGAGGAGTcatacaggagaaaaacctttcagctgTTCAGTGTGCGCTAAGAGATTCTCTGACAAAAGTAGCATGCAAAGACACAAGAGAACACATACAAGCGAATAG